The DNA region ACTTGCTTTGGAAATGTCAAAAACATTTTGTGAAAAAGCTTTTGAAGAACACGAAGTTTTTTTGGCAGTTCATGATGATAAAGAGAATCTTCATTGTCATATGGTTGTTAATTCTGTAAGTTTTGTTAATGGAAAAAAACACACTCAAAGTATGAAAGATTTAGATAAATATAAAGAGTTTATAAATGAAATTGGCTTAGAACATGGAATTGAAATTACCAGGAAAATTGGTAAAGAAATTGGAGAGGTAACTACCGATACAAAAGAAAAAAGAAGAGCTATAGAAAATCACTTTAATGGAGAAAAAAGAAGTGATATTGTAAATACCTATATCATTTTAACTAAAGTTTTAGAAAATGAAAAAATAAAATCTATAGATGAATTTAAGGACAAAATGGATAAAGAGGGAATTATTGTTGATTGGCAACCTCAAAGAAAACACATAACTTTAGAGGTTAAAGAAGAGTTTGCTAGTTCTCAAAAAAGAAAGTTTAGGTTATCCAATTTAAATAAAACTTTTAATGATCCAAGACTAACTAAAGAAAATTTAGAGTTTGGATTTGAATATACAAAACAAGTTGAACAAGAAAAACAAAAAGAAAAAGAGAGACAACAAGAAATACAGAAAAGAAGAGAACGTCAAAGAGAAAGAGATGATTTTGATTTAGGATTCTAAGGAGGATTTAGTGAATATATTTAAAGAGCAAAAAGAAGAGAAGAACAAAACTTTAGCAATTTTAGAAGATATGAAAAAAACTATTGAAGAGTTGAAAAAACTAGAAAAGGCTTTAAATGAAAGGGCTGATAGTTTAAATTCTAATCATAGAAGATTATCTGAAAAAGTAGAAACTTTAAATATAGCAGAAATTGGAGAATGTATTGATTCAAATAAAGAAAAGATAAAAACTCAAATAACAGAAATGGAAACGGCTGTAAAAGGCTTTAAAACACGAATAGAGGCTGAGGCTGATAAAAATATATCAAAGTATGCTAAAAAGGTTAAATGGCTTTTATATGCCCCTATAATCGGTTTTATAATGGCTTTAAGTTTAATCACTTATTTTTATTTTACAAATGTCAAATATATTGAAAATAAAACTAAAGAACTGGTAAAACAAAATGAAGAAATAAAAAAGCAAAATGGATTGTTAGCTGATAGAATCAATAATGTTTACTGGATATTAGCAGAAGACCAAAAGTTTTGGTATGATAAAGAATCTAAAGAATTTTTTATTCAAGATAATAAATGGTTAAAAGATTATAAACAAAATTTATTGAAAAATAAAAAAACTAGTCCTAAGAACTAGTTTTTTTTACTTCATTAAATTGTCGGGGGACAATTCATTAATATTATTCTAAAAAGATTGTTAATATCTTTTTTTATAAAAAAATAAATCATAAATAATTAATTATTTATGATTTATTTAAAACCGAAAGAA from Cetobacterium somerae includes:
- a CDS encoding relaxase/mobilization nuclease domain-containing protein; the protein is MAVFKAIANPSTKKGGAKSALDYVGKKSDLTLGLNCSNDYEIAFQEFEETKEQFNKLDGRQYKHYVLSFEKDFNDSELALEMSKTFCEKAFEEHEVFLAVHDDKENLHCHMVVNSVSFVNGKKHTQSMKDLDKYKEFINEIGLEHGIEITRKIGKEIGEVTTDTKEKRRAIENHFNGEKRSDIVNTYIILTKVLENEKIKSIDEFKDKMDKEGIIVDWQPQRKHITLEVKEEFASSQKRKFRLSNLNKTFNDPRLTKENLEFGFEYTKQVEQEKQKEKERQQEIQKRRERQRERDDFDLGF